The Xiphophorus hellerii strain 12219 chromosome 6, Xiphophorus_hellerii-4.1, whole genome shotgun sequence genomic interval AGTGTTTGTGTAGATGCCACACTCCGCCAGATAGTGCAACATGTAAAACAACAGGACTCCTGGCCTGTCCTGATGTTTCACATCCTTAATCTTCAGAGTATCAATTAGTTCATTCTGAACAGCAAACACTTCATGTGCAGGAAAGTCTCTTCCTGGATGGCACATTGCTGTGAAGAAGCATCTCGCAAACAATGGTGTCGCtgaaaaaagttcagaaatctCCTCAGGATGCTGAGCCACAAACCTTCTGACAACAGTCAAATTAATTATGCTTTGCGTTGTGGAATTCATCCAACAGTTATAAAAGGAGTTGGAGAATTTGCAGAAATACATGGCTGGGTAAATATTTACATCCATGGCATCGAAATCGTTGGTGTCATTCTGATTTCCGTCTTCtgagttttcttcttcagaagACGATTCCTCTGATGAAGAAAACTTATATACTTCTCCAAATTCTGGCCACGTATCCTCAGCATTTGGGCTTCCAGAACCAACTTCCTCATCCTTGGAGGAAGCATCAATGCTCTTAGTATAAATGCCTTCGTTATGGTCAGGGTCAAATTCAACATCATCTTCAGAGCTTTCTTCATCTGAAGACCATTCTTCTGATGAAGAAAGCTCAGACACTTCATCAAAATGTGGCACAACATCATCCTTATCTTTAGTGTCCAGGTTCTCACAATGGTCTGTGTGACTTTTAATTTCTGTGTCTCCAGAGAAGGTTTCAAATTCCAGCTCCATTTTGCTATCAGGAAGACAGATGCTTTCCAAAGCAGCAGTTTCTCCAGATGTCTTTACTGTCAAACACTTATTGATGGTAACTTCCTCGACTTTAGAGGAAGCATCGATGTCCTTCTGATTTtcaggaaaaatgtcaaaactcaTGTACTTCCCTGTCTTAAACTCTACGAATTCTCCTGAAATTCCATCGTCTTTGGCAACAATGTCAAAACCAGAGTATTCCAATCTTccatcttcagatgagctctctGTAGAAAGATCACTGTGTTTTACATCGTCTTCGGAGACAATGTCAAAATCAGAGGACTCAAATCTTCCATCTAAAGATGAGCTCTCTGCATAAACATCCTTGTGTTTTACACATTCTTCAAAGAAATCTTCAAATCCAAAATACTTCATACGTTCATCTTCATATGAGCTCTCCTTTGAAACAACATTGTGTTTTACATCGTCTTCAGAGACGACgtcaaaatcaaagtgtttcGAACCTTCATCAGTTGATCTCTCTGCTGAAAGGTCTTCATCTTTTATCCGATATCCCAGCAACTTTTCTACTCCCTTCGTAACAAGATACCCAAGGCCCCAACCGATAGTTAAAATCATTTTGACTGAGGTTGAAATGGTTTCTAAAATCACTGTCCGAAATCGTCTCTCTATCAAAGTGTTGTACCTCCAGTGTtgtgaaaagcaaactgagaattcttgtattccaaatgataataataatcgCTTGAACCTTTATGACATCATCGATGAGAACACCGATGACATGATGATgtcatgatgatgatgtcacacgACCTGTGTcaggttcttgtttgttttagttgctatggaaacacaaGGAGTTATGTATGAGATAAGACTactgtcaattaaaaatgcatgcgtaGGCATCtaaatttgtgaatttaagtcagtaaatgtgcataaatgtaagttttgtatttgtcctgtttttcaACTCATACGTACGTGTAACTTTACCTATGAGAATACtcgtaaacaaataaattaatacaagtGTTTTTGATTGGTTTTATAGAGAGTAAGTATTTTTCCAGAAGTTAGACACACATCAGTCACATTTAGAAACTGGCTCTAAACCATCTGCTTGATCTATTTTGAACTGGGAGTGAGGAGGATCCTCTTCAACTTATCATGTCTCGCCTTAATTACTTGCTCTGTTCATAAGGAAAACATTGGCTGGCTGACTTCTCTGGTTTTCACTGCTTAGCTGCGTCATTTATATATTTCCTCTGTCCTGTTGTACAAatggtttttttaaacattttatctccaaaaatatagaaatgttaTGGATGAAATAATGTGTTTACAATCATGAATTTAAAGTGTagcaggaagccggagcacccggagagaaacctgcaaatttctttttgatattttattcatgaaatgtaattacaaaatctatttctgacattttgtaattaaatgtcagaaatacatttattatttcagagCCTTTTTGGGAAATAaaggctctagtggcctttattttaTAGGAgtagacaggaaagtgggttaTGAGAGaggggattcaaacccaggactttgatgctgcaaggcaacagtgctccCAACTGAGCCACTGTCCAAcagttttattctcaaaattaatgttttattaacatctaaggagaatttagaggcCAATTAACCAAACAGTCATGATGTtagactgtggcaggaagccggagcgcccggagagaaacctgcaaacaggaaacctgTCTTAATCTTTTTACCCTTTGATCCCAGAAAATTTTGTGTCTCTTGTCATGAATGTTTAAGTAACTGAACTCAACAACACATGTTCTGTCCCAGTTACTGAAACGTCTCCAGCTTCAAAATGCTCGGTTATTATCTCATCAGGGATATTTTCTTCAACCAAATTAGAAATTTCTAGCTCCTCTCCAAAAGCACCTTAATCGCTTTCGAGAGGAGGGGCTGGAGAAACCATCACATTAGATCTTTTTACCCGGTCTTTGCCTACTTCCTTTCCTTTTGATAAAGGTAAATGAAGCCCCTTCTGAACATGATGATGTAGAAGCAGTcgtgatagtttgtggactcattttaagcgataaaaaaaagaaaagacgtTTGATACAAGACGGAACTACGAAATttaactacgaaaaaacataactcaactagaaatcatagtgcagcaaatagaacCTCCAGCCCCTGCGTCCTCCACACCTCCGGTCGTCACCGCTGTGGCTGCCGCTCCCACGCCCCCAGCAGCCGTCGCTCCTAAGCCTTCTCCAGCCCCTCGGCGAAGAGAGCACACTATCGCCTTCGCTCTGGTCCCCATGATGATGGGTTTCCAGGCGGTCGCCAGCCAGGGGGCGCCAGCCAGGGGGCGCGGCTGATGGCGTGGCCTGTTCCCCGTAAGTGAGCCTTCGGGCCCTGTTAGTGGGTTCTTGGCCCCTAAAGAGCTTCCTAGTTCCTCCGAGTTTCCTAGCGTCCCCTCCAAGCTCCCTGGCTTTCCCTCCAAGCTCCCTAGCTTTCCCTCCAAGCTCCCTAGCTTTCCCTCCGAGATCCCTAGCGTCTCCTCCGAGCTCCCTAGTGTTCCCTCCAAGCTCCCTAGCGTCCCCTCCAAGCTCCCTGGCTTTCCCTCCAAGCTCCCTAGCGTCCCCTCCAAGCTCCCTGCCTTTCCCTCCAAGCTCCCTGGCTTTCCCTCCAAGCTCCCTGGCTTTCCCTCCAAGCTCCCTAGCGTCTCCTCCGAGCTCCCTAGTGTTTCCAATGTTTCCTCGTCGCCCCCTAGTCCTCCTCCCGAGAACCAGCCTCCTAGTGCTCCTCCAGATTCTCCCAGAGACTCCTTGTCGCCGCCTCCTGTGGCCCGGTCCCTGCGCCAACTTTGCCTGGCGGACCCGCCTCCCGCAGCCTGGCCTCTGTACCGACGTCGACCTCCGGACCAGCCTCCAGTGGCCCGGCCCCAGCACCGACGTTGCCCGTCGAACCCACATTCGGCTCCTTCCTGTGTCTCCGCCCACCCTGCTGGGTGCTGCTCAAAtctttcatcttcagatgagcttTCTGAAGAAACGTCACTGTGTTCTACATCGTCTTCGGAGAGAGTGTCAGAATCAGAGGACTCAAAtctttcatcttcagatgagcttTCTGAAGAAACGTCACTGTGTTCTACTTCGTCTTCGGAGACACTGTCAGAACCAGAGGACTCAAAtctttcatcttcagatgagctctctGAAGAAACGTCACTGTGTTCTACTTCGTCTTCGGAGACACTGTCAGAACCTGAGGACTCAAAtctttcatcttcagatgagctctctGAAGAAACATCACTGTGTTTTTCATCGTGTTCAACGAAATCTTCAAATTCAAAGTAATTATGTTGTTTatcttcagatgagctctctGCAGAAACATCAGTGTGTTTTACATCGTCTTCAGGGACGATGTCAGAACCAGAGGACTCAAATCTTCCATCTTCAGATGAGCTTTCTGAAGAAACATCACTGTGTTTTTCATCGTCTTCAGCGAAATCTTCAAATCCAGAGTAATTATGTTGTTTGtcttcagatgagctctctGCAGAAACATCCTTGTGTTTTACACATTCTACAAAGAAATCTTCAAGTTTAAAATTCTTGTATCGTCCATCTTCAGATGTGCTCTCCTTTGAAACATCCTTGTGTTTTACATCGTCTTCGGCGACGACGTCAAAATCAAAGTGTTCTGGACTTTCGTCAGTTGATCTCTCTGCTGAAAGGTCTTCATCGTTAATCCGATATCCCAGCAACTTTTCTACTCCCTTCGTAACAAGATACCCAAGGCCCCAACCGATAgtaaaaatcattttgactGTAGTTGAAAGGGTTTCTAAAATCACTGTCCGAAATCGTCTCTCTATCAAAGTGTTGTACCTCCAACAgcgttgaaaagcaaactgagaattcttgtattccaaatgataataataatcctTGAACCTTTATGACATCATCGATGAGAACACCGATGACATGATGATGTCACACGACCTGtgtcaggtttttgtttgttttagttgctatggaaacacaaGGAGTTATGAATGAGATAAGACTactgtcaattaaaaatgcatgcgtagacatctaaatttgtgaatttaagtcagtaaatgtgcataaatgtaagttttgtatttgtcatgtttttcaaCTCATACGTATGTGTAACTTTACCTCGACGTGTTTTGCGTTCAGAGATGCTCTTCTGCATACCTCGGTTGTAATGAGTGGTTATTTGAGTTACTGTTGCTGTTCTATCAGCTGGAACCAGTCTGGCCATTTTCCTCTGATCTCTGGCATCAACAAGACATTTGCACCCACAGAACTGCTGCTCACCGCATATTATCTCTTTTTCAGACCATGTTCTGTAAACCCTAGAGATGGATGTGcgtgaaaatcccagtagatcagcagtttctaAAATACTCAGACCAGCCCATCTGGCACCAACAACCGTACCACATTGAAAGTCACTTAAACACCTAATAAAGTGGCATATGTGACATAGTAGTGTCAGTACTTTAACAAATTCTGACAGTTTCAGAAAGCTCAAAgttctgacatttttcaaaagatttcCTTTTGATTTCCTTTGATTTCTTCCCAGTGGCCGGTGAGTGTATGTGCAACTGTCCTGTGTGTGAATTCATTTGCTGTATTACCTATTTCTTGTGTTGATTTATGGTCGCTCCCtgcaagaaaaatacaaaactctAAAGTTTATCTAAAGCTTTAGAGTTTTCAGATAAACTTTTACAAGGACTGAGAGTGACTCTCAAACCTTTTGTAAGAAGCAATACTATAatgcagtggtccccaacccccgggccgcggaccggtaccggtccgtggaccaattggtaccgggccgctgaagaaataattaaatacttccgTCTCGGCGCGCAACCCACCCCCCATTCCCCCGGTCCGCAGTGAATTTTCGAAGTCTTGACCGGGCCGCGTTACTAAAAAGATTGGGGACCTCTGCTCTAGACTGTTCAGAGCATGCACCGAGCTTCTGAGGCCGAAGCAGCAGTGGCTGAGTGCTGTGGCGGAGCAAACGGAGAGTTTGGTAGCAACCAGGATCCCTTCAAGATGGCTGCAACCTCACCATGCATATACCGgcctgaaaaataaattaatgtgaaACTCTTGGGCTGCTGCTACGTGCTTCCTGTCCTGCCACTGCTAGGACTGCAAGCCGAAAGATCTCAACaagcagctgaaacaaacaacaaccTCCATGCTCTGTCCTCATGCTCATAGAAATCAGCATGTGTAGGTGTACTGAGAAATGTATATTGAGAAAGTACTCTGGGCCCAGAAGGTAAAGGCAGAGCAAAATTGActagtaaaatataaataatagcTCAAGCTAGTACAATATTTTAATCTCTTATCCTGCTTTACGTTTagataaagttttaaacctgAAGTGACGTAAACGTTGACTTCAAGCTCTACCGTTAATAAGGAGAATTTGACTGCAGTATTCAATGTTTaacccaaagagggcagcactgagatgGTTTGGGgccaaatattaaataaattaaataaagtgaCCCGAAAACGTTGCATTTTTTTCACTGTAACAAAAAAGAAGCACCTTTAAGAAACCAATGTATGCAATTTCTTAGCAAAAAGGTTGATTTGGGGTTTAGTTATTCTTTAAGATTGAAACACGTTTCATAAGACAACACTGAATATAAGACAAGCTACCTGATTAACTTAGCAATAAAATTATGTTGAATAATTGACAGATCTATTTACTGCTTCTTATTGTTGCagatcagctttttttttttttttttttaaagtcaacgACTTTTCACCCACTTGTCAAAATTTGGGTTTTACTTCCTCAGATGGGCATGGAGatgaccaccagggggcaggGCTCCCGCTCTTTTCTTCTGTCGTtaagtttgcattttattttgatcttatggaaaacataaaaaaatatgggGAGGGGGGGGaaccatatttattaaaactgtcaccatgttgtgaaaGTATAAtttacagataatctgtggggggtggaggggagcTGACCTCCTCCAGCACCACCCAGTGCTACAACTGAGGCCTGCAAAAATGCACCAGTCCTCCAGCCAGGTTGAaggttttagtgctgtcaatcaatctcctGTActcgctgctcaatgtgctaatgacagagaaacaacttaccgttaaACAAAACCCGTTTATCCGTTGTCATTGGTGGCTCTGCTAACTGGCCTTAGCATTCGTGGCaggctatgttgtggtgaaccagctgtagcgtAGCTGAgcatgagagtgattgacagcgataagaccctcctcctggctctgactggtcgTTTCTGACAGTATAAATTAGAAGAGATAACCTCTTTTATATGCTCTCATGAAATAACGATAATTTTAACAAGTAACcaaaaacatatacagtatatgcatttatattattttctcataaaaattaCTTACCGCAATTTTACATCTAGTAAAGGATTTGTTTCATCCAGAAGAAgatgggagaaaaacaaattccTACCTTGAAGGACGATCACCACTGGCTAAAGTTAACCTTGCCTTCCtccagttgtttttcttttccgcattttaaaaacagttacTGTTTTCTACTGTAGGCAAGATACTAACAACtctcaattttttaaaagaaccttacttgaaaatcagtttttgttgttttttttctttgccccTTTAGGCAAAGACTTACAAGTAACACAACCTGAGATAACCGCCTTTATTTTGTCTTGATACAGTGTGTGGACAGAGGAAGGGACGTGTGCTGTCATCAACGCCACGGTCACCGGGGGTCATGACCTGTTCATACAGTTGCGGGTCAGACTGCGTGAGGGTGTCCAGGTTCCCCTGTCTGCAGGTGTATGTGAGCGTCAACAACACGGGTCGAATCGGCCGTCTGTCgcacaacgaagagacgcaggACGCCAGCTCTGAAGGAAGTCCAGCGCCAGAGAAAACACCGCGACTGGCTGTGAGTCGCTTCAAATGTTGGCAGGAGGAGTCGACATGCTGGCCACAGTGACAGACTCACTCCAACCACTGAGCAGAGAGGGTCTGTTGGTTCCAGGTGGCGCAACTATGTAACTTTCTGAGGTGAATGTGGGCTCATCATAGGTGCACCGTGTAggccattgttttgttttggtcccACTTCAAGAGCAGTGCCCCTATATAGTGAATACCAACTTTATGTGCCGCTACAAAAACTTTAGCTATATTCCGCTAACATCGAAATATCGCAACTTTGCAATTGCCGTGTTTCCGTTGAATAAGAAATGCcaataaaatcacacatgaagtGACAAGTCATTAATATGCAACTCCATCATCCTCCGActacttcctgttatcttcttctttgtggtttgcgccagtagctgcatttccattacaaatgtgcgcaaaactgtgtcgatattccgctaatgtcgaaaaagCAAAAATTTCCAATTGTGGTCTTtccaaaaatcttttaaaaaatatgcgGCCATATTCCTCATACCACTTCCTGTCgacttcttcatcttttccactggtagtaacatctggttgttgatcatgtgacttgtgtgatgtgaaagaagtgcttccactgcagttttgcgAACTACACTAAATCACTACATTGTATCgccaaaactttaaattatcgTGTTTGCATTGGGCAACTGTATTCTCGAAATGTTAAATTGCTCAATTTTATGTTCTTAAAATGTACAACAGCAGCTAATTCCACCAGTTAGTTCAGCGATAACTCATTAGAAACATGCcacgccatcatcctccaactacttcctgtcgtcttcttcgtttCTGCCAGTGGCAACGTCGGACTGTTGATCGTGTGACTCGCCATATGCGAAAAATATtgcttccattgcagttttgccagAAACCAATTTCAATGTGACCCAAAAAGAgacacctcatcctagcgccaaacttttttttgaaattgaaaaacgagttggtttttcaaaattggcaaataaattaaacaaatctattcttaaaatgtcaaattgtgcaactATACGGTGAATGGAAAAACACAGCTGTACGAGTTAACATTCACTGTTGCGTAAAAAAACCTGGCCAACCAAATAAACGTTTCGCTCAGTGTAACCTGCCGCCCTTTGCTTGCCTTGCAGTGTGTCTACATCCCCCGGTGCCAGAAGGACAGCGCGGCCAACCGCGCCGTCATCGTCAACGTCTCCCAACACCTGAAGACCAACCAGCACGCCTCCTGCTACTACGACCCCAGCGAATAGCAGGACGCGGTCCTGCTGACTCGGCTCTATGACCACAGCTCTGTCTTCCACACCCTGTTGTGGCCCTCTTGCACGCTCAGGTGGGGGCCCTCATCGTCGTCATGGTGAATCTCACGCACTACGTCTCCAGACTTTGCGAAGAGGTAGGGAAGCTCAAGAGGTGAATGACATGCGGCGGCTCTCAAGGTCACGAATGTTGGGTGATAGACATGTaaagaggattttattttatttttaatctacaGCAAACTTTGCCGTGACCTTTGGCAGACTTTCCTCCCTGGCTGAGACTCTGAAAACTTCCACGGCACTGCAGCGAGGATGTAGCTTGTTTAGAGAAGCGGACTGGATGTTCCTGGCCGGAAGCTGACAGACATGGAACTGGCTGTTcctgacaaaacagagatcttTCTTTTGCCTGGTTTTAAAGCTTTGCAAAGCATCTGCGAGGACGTGTTTAATCCAAGCACTGCGTGAGActtcagaaagaaagaaaaaaaaaatgtcctggAGTGACCAGAGTTTTCTCCAGCTGCACTGAGCGTAGGATAACAATGCGCTGCCGCTCCCCCCACCTGTTTCTCTGCTCTGCCACTCACGCATTGGAAGCTAAAGGAGTCCCACCCATCACTCATTCAGACAAGAGACAGATTGAGACTGAAAGCTTTTTAAAGCGAAGCTGTGTTGTTTTTCACTCAAGGTTATCCTCAGAATCTCTTTCCAGGATATGGCTACTTGAAGGCTCTGACATATAGGagagtaaaatattaaaatatctttGAGGAACCTCCTGATGGTTTATTGAAGTCTCATCAGCGCTTTCGCGTCCAAGTAGGACACAAAGTAGATGAgagaaaacatctttaaatcaCTGACCTGCGCTAACCTGCCTCAATGCGACAGTGTTTATAAAACGCCTCGTTGTAGATGCTTTTTTCGGGTTTTGAATTGAACAAAACTAAAAGTGTTTAAACGACAACAGAATATTGGATGTTTACTctcatttttcagtgtttgtcaTCATTTCCGCTGCTTTTTCTTAATGTCTCTGTTACTCATTTCACTCATCCAGATGGATTAGGACTAGGGATGCAACAATATAAAAATTGGTACCGATTCCGATATTATTATTGATGTCATGGCCGacatagcatttttattttttttaacctgtatgtcagaaggcctgcatgtgcccctcagcaataatatttagctaaatataataagtTAGctaaataaactagtctggctgccctcagtctaataatgactctcagagcttTGTAGCTGTTGtgcaagaaatattttttcacatttttgcaaaaaaaaagaaagaaaagaaaataagttgtCTGTTTCTCTCATGTGGTGCTGGTGGCCTGCTCCAAGACATGGCTGAACAAGTTTTAGCTTATATCTTTAAGAAAAACTTCAGTCCGTCCCAAGAGCTTGGCCTTCCACTCCCACATTCAGCCTGAATGAAGccatattgcaaaaaaataaataaaaagttgcttGACAGGACAGCAAATACTCACAGTCAAAGAGTGTGTCTGGTTGTGGTTTAGTTGTAATCAATGCAGGAACTGGAGGAACCAAAGCTGCAGTGATCACTGAGAATTTTTCTGCAGGAGAAAAGCAGC includes:
- the LOC116721578 gene encoding keratin, type I cytoskeletal 9-like, with the protein product MIFTIGWGLGYLVTKGVEKLLGYRINDEDLSAERSTDESPEHFDFDVVAEDDVKHKDVSKESTSEDGRYKNFKLEDFFVECVKHKDVSAESSSEDKQHNYSGFEDFAEDDEKHSDVSSESSSEDGRFESSGSDIVPEDDVKHTDVSAESSSEDKQHNYFEFEDFVEHDEKHSDVSSESSSEDERFESSGSDSVSEDEVEHSDVSSESSSEDERFESSGSDSVSEDEVEHSDVSSESSSEDERFESSDSDTLSEDDVEHSDVSSESSSEDERFEQHPAGWAETQEGAECGFDGQRRCWGRATGGWSGGRRRYRGQAAGGGSARQSWRRDRATGGGDKESLGESGGALGGWFSGGGLGGDEETLETLGSSEETLGSLEGKPGSLEGKPGSLEGKAGSLEGTLGSLEGKPGSLEGTLGSLEGTLGSSEETLGISEGKLGSLEGKLGSLEGKPGSLEGTLGNSEELGSSLGAKNPLTGPEGSLTGNRPRHQPRPLAGAPWLATAWKPIIMGTRAKAIVCSLRRGAGEGLGATAAGGVGAAATAVTTGGVEDAGAGGTETATAEGMAGAGETVSGAAGEGAAAGSGRGGAAAGSGGAGSGDAGSGLAERLCGLGGRVLPFRTATAVRRSHSASCCNSASPRCRSRRIQ